The sequence TGTTTCATTGCAACCGATACAACACGTAGACAATAAATGTTTCTGAAATGATCACTGACTTGCAAAAACTACATCTAAGAGACATATAATGCTAGTTGATCAATTAAGTAAGGCAAAATATAATAATTTAATATGAGTTTTGCTTAAGAAGTACCACTACATTTTACGCGTGACATCCAAAATGGTTTCGCAAATACGACTGCCATCAGTAAAGAGCAAACAATGAAAGGTTTGCTGAGCACGGCAAAAATTGCAGTCGGATATACAAGGTGATGGATGGCCAAGGTATCGCTGCAAAAACAGcttctccctccgtttctaaatataaatctttttagagatttcaactgagactacatgcggatgtatatagacatagtttagagtgtagattcactcattatgctccatatgtagtccatattggaatctctaaaaatatttatatttaggaacggagggagtagaaaactaTGGATGAGTATTGCACCGCGGAGAGCCACTGATGATCCATCAGTTATTATGTGCTGATGCCAATAACACCTAGTGACCAGATCAAATAATGAGTATACAATTCAGCAGATAAGTATTCACCATTGAGCGAACATGAATGGGGAGTAGTAACACCTTGTTAGGGCGTCCCATGCATATCTTAGCAGTTTCAGAATTTCTATCTAGCTGCTATCAAATTTCATTCACGGATGGTGAATCATCTGCTGCAAGTCTCTTTGGAGAAGGTTCGTAGGAGATCGACTCATCTTTAGCTCGTTTCATGTCTCTGCCAACAATCTCAAAGTCGGTTACGCTACTTCCAATGCTTTCTCTTGGTGCTGCCGTAGACATAGTTGGGGAATGGAAGCTGTTGTTTGATCGTGCCATCTGTGAAGAAGTCAAAGATGCAGTTCTTGCCATAGTATTGTTAACACTCTGCTCATGACTTGCCTGTGAGACCACCCTCTTCATAATATTATCTATGCCGTCGCTTGGGGTTGACATTGCTTGCTTCAGTTCTTCAAGCTGAACCAAAACAATTAAGAGAGATGTTATTGTTCCTTACAAAATGTCTTCTTCGTTCATAGAGCACTAGATTCATGAGCAAAACCAAACTGGTAGCATGAATAAAATTAAGTTTGTTCACCTTCTTCTGGAATCGAGGCAACATTCTAGCAAGGTAAGATATCTCCTCTTCCAGAGTCAACTTTCCTGAGTGTCCTTTAGCAGCAGATGCTCTAAGGTCTTTATCAGCCAACAAAGCTTCCTTGGCAATTTTCAGATTATGTATACGCGACTTGCATAATGAAATAGCCTTTGCACAATATGGGATTGCATCCCCAACCTTGGATGCTAACTCAAAGGCCAAACATATGCGGATGTTTCTAGAACTGAATTAAGGTAATCAACAAAGGAAGAATTGAACTCAAAGACCTAATCATAACAAAACAGCACTATCCACCTAACATTTTTTTTCTGGTGATCACAGTCCTACTCCAAATCTACACTAAAATGTGGATTCAAAAGCAGGTGAAGGCACCTGTGCAAGATTTCGGTCAACTCAAATTATTTGAAACCACACTATTATGCTGATTTGTTCTACTACTATACAGCAGAGTTGCTGACACTCTTATCACCACAAAGAGGATACAGATCGACAATTCGAAAATGGTCAGGCCTAACCAAATGTTCCAATATCGCTAAAGCTTCGAAGTAGTAACCGATTGAGCTGTCTCTGTCCTCTACAAAAGTGAAAATCAAATGTGAGGCCTTGAATGACCATTCACCAGCCTAACACATGGTAACTGAGATAGCTGAGATTACCTCTTGTCATCGAGATTTCAGCTAGAGCAATCAATATATTAACCTTCTCCATTGTCTTCTCTGGACTCTTGGCAACTATGACCCTTGCAGTATTCAACATTTTCCAGGCCAAATCCAaatcagaatcatctccatcgcCTGTCATGTTCCCATCCGTCTGACCTTTGCCAAGCAAGTTTGCCCCTAACCAGCAACAACTATATCAGCACGTGCCATTGAAGGAAGAAAAACATTTTTTTCCTTTAGAAAATGGAAGAGTTTTATTATTCCAGGCCTCTGAATCGAGGATGCACACAGCCCAAGAGGAAACAAACAACAATGAGATGCACACAAATGCGTACAAGATCCAACTCACTTAGTATACTGTGATCATATAATATTAGTGAAAACATTCCAAGTCCCAAACTATTAGTACTTTGCATTGGCATGGGCAAATTACTGATAAGAAGTTTATTAGGTATACTCTTCATTAGGCATTAACAGACAATGAGAACTTATTGCAACCAGTAGTGTTATCAACTAGGTACTACAGTATATAGATTTAAAAAGGATAATAATGCCTTTCAGTGTATATGAGTGTCTAGGGCAGTAGCAGTGCCTTGTTAAAGTTGTGGGGTCAACTAATCCTGCAGTTTTCTCTAAGAGACCATTCCATAAACCTGAAGAACAATGCAAAATACAGTGACATATTTCAACCTATAGTAGTGAAAGTGATATAAATGATAAAGCATACCTTCTTCACAATCATCTTTGTTGGTTGTAGGTGTGATTGATTCTTCATTTGGTGCACGCTTTGAAACATTACCTGAACGATTGGCTGCCTCCCGAGCTTTGCATAACAAGGCACCTCCATAACGGTAAAACGTGCTAGCACACTCAGGAGCAAGGCCTCCATAATGTCGAACCCTACGTGACAACAACAACAATGCATAAATTTGCCGATGCATCATCGTTAACATTATAGCATAAACATGTAATCTGAAGTGGACAAAACCATTTTATGACACAAGGAGTAACTATGTTCTGTTGACTGTCTTTTATAGTTACTAGTGCTTGCACAGATTATGAAGTACAAATCTGAGGAAGAGGAGCCATACAAATGAACTGCACAGTGATCAAATAGGATAATACCTATCCCTCAAGCACTTGGACTTTGATTTAATTCTCGTCGCATTACACTATTACAGACATAACAACAAAATATGATAATACCTATCCCAGGTGGTGTTGTCAGGTCATATTGGCTAACTGGACTCACTAACCCCTCAAAGACCAACACCCACACCATTGTGCTCACTGTCAAATACATGAAACCAAAACACCACCCTTGGTAACCACATTAACATAGAGCATGTTAAATCCTACTAAGGTAGCTACAAATGTCAGAACTCAAAAGGCTCTGAGCCACACATGAAAAGAACAATGAACTAACTGGAAGTTTTCTTTCCCACTACTATCCATATGTTACGCTACAGCAGCATGCCTAGCTAGGAGTTTGGGAGTAGAATCCTAACCTGATCTCAAGAGCATGTCTGAAGCAGTCAGCCGCGTGGGCAAAGTCCTTCTCATTGATAGCCTTGCACCCCTTATCAAACAGCAATTGCGCCAATTCTAGTGATTTCTTCTCCCATACCCCTTGCTGACCACCCCTCCTCAGTAGGTTCAGCGGCGGCGCTGGGTCCTGGTGTTCACCCCTGGGCACTTGGAGCCTAGAATGTGGAGTGTAGAAGCTGACAACTGGAATCAAATTACAGAAGCCATGATTATGGCACACCCTTTTCGCTTGCTCCGACTGCAGCTCGATCATGAAGAGACTACCAATAGTTTTCACGAAAATAGCATTTGCTCCCTCCGCAAAGCCCAACACTGGAACAAGTGTGCATGGATCGATGTCCAGGTCGACGATCCGGCTCAGCACCCATCGTGCATTAGTGCCATCACTCGCCTCCCTTTTCCACAATATGAGCTGAAAATCAATGGCTTCGGCAACCCCCAGCCCACCGTCCTCCGCCAGCATGAGGTTAAATCTGTGGTTGTCACTGCCGTAATCGTCAGGTGGTGGGCGGAACGCAGCCAGTTCACCACTGCCCAAATTGTACTCCGGGATCATCCCACCGTCGGAGAGGAAGTAGAGCAGAGACCTCCCAACCAGCACGCTGGAATGATGCTCAAAGTCCATGCTGAACTCGTATTCCCTCGAGTTCAGCTTGCCCCACGTGCCAGTCTCCGACGAGTACAAGCACGCCGATGTGACAACGTCTGCGTTGGGCGAGATGTCGAGGGTGAAGACGAAGACCACGCCGAAGGGGCCCCCCGCACAGTCGCGGTGGCCGCACCCGTGGGCTGCGCAGAACACGGCCGCGGTCGGCCACGCGCACCTGAACGCCGAGGGCACCGGTATGCGCTGACGGGCGCCCGTGATTGGCTCCCACAGGAGGAGTTCCTGAGTTTCTTGGCCGCGGTCGTAGAGGAAGAGGGCGCGGCCGTGGCGGCAGTCGAGGGGGCGCCAGAACCGGCGGTCTGGAGCGGGGAGGGAGAAGGGCGAGGCGGTGGTGGGGACGAAGTCAGGGATGCGCTCGTCTTCCCAGTCGTGGAGGAAGCCGAGCACGGGGGGCGCCCGGTGGCGGTGGAGCCCGATGTAGCGGCGGCGGAAGTGGGGATGGGTGACGGCGCTCCTCCAGGCCTTGCAGACGAGGGAGGCGCGGAAGAGGCAGCCTGGGTCGtcgggcgggaggcggaggaggatctcttCGACGACATCGTCCGGgagcaccggcggcggcggcggtgcggccaTGGTGGGTTTGGGTGCGGGTGGGGAATGTGGTTGGGCTCAACCAGATCGGATCGGAACTGGGAATGGTTCGGCTGTTTTGCCCACTAATGGCACTAACTataatttttttttccttttgatgaATCCATTTGAAAATTCGTTCCCTGCGGAATCCATTTGGAAATTCTCTAAACATAGCTgctccctccgtatcaaaatataaaaacatcttatatcaaaatataaaaacatcttatattttgatacagaggtaGTATATGTATGATGCGCGCCTATTTATCGGgcactagaaaaaaaattgaatcaGTCGCTTTTTTGGATTGTTCGATCGCCATCCAACGACCATGATCACACAGCAACTGTTTCTTTTCTTTAAACATCCATTTATTTTTCATCGAAGGATTATCCTCCTCTGTTCTTTGTACAATCGTGGCAGTTGATGAATAGATTGCAAGTTTTTCAAAAAAATGCTGGCTAGACCATCTGCCACTTCCCCACTTTTCGCCGCCTTCCATTGTCATGTTCGTGTCAGCGAAGACCATGCCTCTATGGCCAACTCCAACCGGCCGATGCAAAAGGAAACCCTTTTTGTCCGATTTTTATTTGTTTGGATCTGTCAGGCGGATACGAGAGTTCATTTGCGTCAGTCGGCCCGTAGCTGAGCCCAACACGGACGATCCCATTTTGCAAAATCAAATTAAACCATGCATACCAAAAGTTCACGTCCACTATCATACATTAAACTTAAACATTAAAAATGTTTAAAAGGCATAAAAACTACTAAAACCTAGATCTAGTACTAGTCGACATCGTCGCTGCCATCCGTGGTGAGGTCGACGAACGGAGGTGGCTGCCACGGGTGGGCGACGGTGCCTGCACCACTGGTGCACGTGGCGGTGACGGTGGCCACGCATCCAGGGCACGGGCAGGGCCGGCACGAACTCCGGCGTGCATGGCAGCGGCAACGTCCACGTCCATGCCCCACCATCGCGGGTCCCAGGGCACAACTGGCGGCTCCAAAACCACCCCGTCCTCCGGCTCCGGAATGGCTACGTCGGCGACAAGGCGGGTTGAACGTTCAGGTCTTCCCACTAGTTGCGTTCGTACTCAGCCTTGGAGTCCTCGAGCACTTTCCGGATGagctcctcatcctcttcaacgCCGAGGGCTAGCG comes from Triticum aestivum cultivar Chinese Spring chromosome 5B, IWGSC CS RefSeq v2.1, whole genome shotgun sequence and encodes:
- the LOC123114092 gene encoding uncharacterized protein, with amino-acid sequence MAAPPPPPVLPDDVVEEILLRLPPDDPGCLFRASLVCKAWRSAVTHPHFRRRYIGLHRHRAPPVLGFLHDWEDERIPDFVPTTASPFSLPAPDRRFWRPLDCRHGRALFLYDRGQETQELLLWEPITGARQRIPVPSAFRCAWPTAAVFCAAHGCGHRDCAGGPFGVVFVFTLDISPNADVVTSACLYSSETGTWGKLNSREYEFSMDFEHHSSVLVGRSLLYFLSDGGMIPEYNLGSGELAAFRPPPDDYGSDNHRFNLMLAEDGGLGVAEAIDFQLILWKREASDGTNARWVLSRIVDLDIDPCTLVPVLGFAEGANAIFVKTIGSLFMIELQSEQAKRVCHNHGFCNLIPVVSFYTPHSRLQVPRGEHQDPAPPLNLLRRGGQQGVWEKKSLELAQLLFDKGCKAINEKDFAHAADCFRHALEIRVRHYGGLAPECASTFYRYGGALLCKAREAANRSGNVSKRAPNEESITPTTNKDDCEEGANLLGKGQTDGNMTGDGDDSDLDLAWKMLNTARVIVAKSPEKTMEKVNILIALAEISMTREDRDSSIGYYFEALAILEHLVRPDHFRIVDLNIRICLAFELASKVGDAIPYCAKAISLCKSRIHNLKIAKEALLADKDLRASAAKGHSGKLTLEEEISYLARMLPRFQKKLEELKQAMSTPSDGIDNIMKRVVSQASHEQSVNNTMARTASLTSSQMARSNNSFHSPTMSTAAPRESIGSSVTDFEIVGRDMKRAKDESISYEPSPKRLAADDSPSVNEI